In Opitutus sp., one genomic interval encodes:
- a CDS encoding VOC family protein — protein MLSRSHSLPANSQVSIGHVHLKVADLQRSLGFYRDVLGFTVTQRYGDQAVFLSAGGYHHHIGLNTWESAGGSPPAPGTTGLYHLALLYPSRAELADALQRVLRAGLRLDEAANHGVGEALYLRDPDGNGVELYRDRPEDQWPRTPEGGFAMHSRALNLEALLREAPVAK, from the coding sequence ATGCTTTCCCGCTCTCATTCATTACCGGCTAATTCACAGGTCAGCATCGGCCACGTTCACCTCAAGGTCGCCGACCTGCAGCGTTCGTTGGGGTTTTACCGCGACGTGCTCGGCTTCACGGTCACCCAGCGCTACGGGGACCAGGCAGTATTTTTGTCCGCAGGTGGTTACCACCATCATATCGGCCTGAACACCTGGGAAAGCGCTGGCGGTTCGCCGCCAGCACCCGGAACAACAGGACTGTACCACCTCGCTTTGCTTTACCCGAGCCGCGCCGAACTCGCCGATGCCCTGCAGCGCGTACTCCGGGCGGGCCTGAGGCTCGATGAAGCTGCAAACCACGGGGTTGGCGAGGCGCTTTATCTGCGTGATCCCGACGGCAACGGCGTAGAGCTTTACCGTGACCGACCGGAGGATCAGTGGCCCCGCACCCCCGAGGGTGGTTTCGCGATGCACTCGCGGGCGCTAAACCTGGAAGCCCTGCTCCGCGAGGCACCGGTCGCCAAATAA